A window of Tautonia plasticadhaerens contains these coding sequences:
- a CDS encoding metal ABC transporter permease: MGLTYNTIVVLLGTGLLGANAGLVGSFAVLRGRSLTGDALAHAALPGLCLAFLLVGERSLPAMLAGALASGVLGVAVISGLRRGTRVKEDAAIGIVLSVFFGLGIVLSRMVQNTAGVGNKAGLDSYILGKTAGIIRQDVLLIGGVSLVSLAAIVLAYKEFKLTVFDPGFARVQGWPVVWLDLVLMGLIALAVVFGLPMVGVVLMAALLILPGAAARFWTDRLGPMLALASAFGLVTGLVGTAISARYAGMPAGPIIVLVGSAVFLLSVLLAPRRGVLGRALAAWRFRRELQERKLLRLLYEFSEASLPTVLPFDRFDEPDGRGSGPGRFDGAVARLLGRGEIRLTPGPGETLLLTEAGLRRARSVVRGYRLWEQFLQDHPEQASAMADLSRESVDDVLPPDVVAELGRALRDAGQLPDPGPEEGPR; the protein is encoded by the coding sequence ATGGGCCTCACCTACAACACGATCGTCGTCCTGCTGGGCACCGGCCTGCTCGGCGCCAACGCCGGGCTCGTCGGCAGCTTCGCGGTGCTCCGGGGGCGGTCCCTGACCGGGGACGCCCTGGCGCATGCCGCCCTGCCCGGCCTCTGCCTGGCCTTCCTGCTCGTCGGCGAGCGGAGCCTGCCGGCGATGCTGGCGGGGGCCCTGGCGTCCGGGGTCCTGGGGGTGGCGGTCATCTCCGGCCTGAGGCGGGGGACCCGGGTGAAGGAGGACGCCGCCATCGGCATCGTCCTGAGCGTCTTCTTCGGCCTCGGGATCGTCCTGAGCCGGATGGTCCAGAACACGGCGGGCGTGGGGAACAAGGCGGGGCTCGACTCCTACATCCTCGGCAAGACGGCCGGGATCATCCGGCAGGACGTCCTGCTCATCGGCGGCGTCTCGCTGGTCAGCCTCGCCGCCATCGTCCTGGCCTACAAGGAATTCAAATTGACGGTCTTCGACCCCGGATTCGCCCGGGTCCAGGGGTGGCCGGTCGTCTGGCTCGACCTCGTGCTCATGGGCCTGATCGCGCTGGCCGTCGTCTTCGGCCTGCCGATGGTGGGCGTGGTCCTGATGGCGGCGCTGCTGATCCTGCCCGGGGCGGCGGCCCGGTTCTGGACGGATCGCCTGGGGCCGATGCTGGCGCTGGCCTCGGCCTTCGGGCTGGTCACCGGCCTGGTCGGCACGGCGATCAGCGCCCGATACGCCGGGATGCCCGCCGGGCCGATCATCGTCCTGGTCGGCTCGGCGGTGTTCCTGCTCTCGGTGCTGCTGGCCCCCAGGAGGGGGGTCCTCGGCCGCGCCCTGGCGGCCTGGCGGTTCCGGAGGGAGCTGCAGGAGCGGAAGCTGCTGCGGTTGCTCTACGAATTCTCGGAAGCCTCGTTGCCGACGGTCCTCCCGTTCGATCGCTTCGACGAACCGGATGGGAGGGGCTCCGGGCCGGGCCGGTTCGACGGGGCCGTCGCCCGGTTGCTCGGCCGGGGCGAGATCCGGTTAACCCCCGGCCCCGGGGAGACGTTGCTCCTGACCGAGGCCGGACTCCGACGCGCCCGGTCGGTCGTCCGGGGGTATCGGCTCTGGGAGCAGTTCCTCCAGGACCACCCCGAGCAGGCCTCGGCAATGGCCGACCTGTCCCGGGAGTCGGTCGACGACGTGTTGCCGCCCGACGTGGTCGCCGAGCTGGGGCGGGCGCTCCGGGACGCCGGCCAATTGCCCGACCCGGGCCCGGAGGAGGGGCCGCGATGA
- a CDS encoding FkbM family methyltransferase — MLPRMTSYAGNFEDVLLRRAFHDQADGFYVDVGAYDPVDGSVTKHFYDLGWRGINVEPDPAPFARLLADRPGDINLNLALSDREGTLRLFSAEGAAHPSVDPRMITGWFGARPEDVRPVDLPAITLAALCDHHVPAGRAIDFLKVDVEAHEYEVLVGNDWTRWRPRVLVVESWEHERWEPILRDASYHFTLFDGINRVYVRGEDAHLIPRLSVPVNQTDNFGLHPYAPFEGIGPQALRLARWIHRRAERNPRLASIARACIGRLAG; from the coding sequence ATGCTGCCGAGGATGACGTCGTACGCCGGGAACTTCGAGGACGTCCTGCTCCGCCGCGCCTTCCACGACCAGGCCGACGGCTTCTACGTCGACGTCGGCGCCTATGACCCGGTCGACGGCTCGGTCACCAAGCACTTCTACGACCTCGGCTGGCGGGGGATCAACGTCGAGCCCGACCCGGCCCCCTTCGCCCGGCTGCTCGCCGACCGGCCCGGGGACATCAACCTGAACCTCGCGCTGTCGGACCGGGAGGGGACGCTCCGCCTCTTCTCGGCCGAGGGGGCGGCGCATCCGTCGGTGGATCCGAGGATGATCACCGGCTGGTTCGGCGCCCGGCCGGAGGACGTCCGCCCGGTGGATCTGCCGGCGATCACCCTGGCCGCCCTGTGCGACCACCACGTCCCGGCCGGCCGGGCGATCGACTTCCTGAAGGTCGACGTCGAGGCCCACGAGTACGAGGTCCTCGTCGGCAACGACTGGACCCGATGGCGCCCGAGGGTGCTGGTCGTCGAGTCCTGGGAACACGAGCGCTGGGAGCCGATCCTCCGGGACGCCTCGTACCACTTCACCCTCTTCGACGGCATCAACCGCGTCTACGTCCGGGGCGAGGACGCCCACCTGATCCCCCGCTTGAGCGTCCCGGTGAATCAGACCGACAACTTCGGGCTGCACCCGTATGCCCCGTTCGAGGGGATCGGGCCGCAGGCGCTGCGGCTGGCGCGGTGGATTCACCGGAGGGCCGAGCGGAACCCCCGGCTCGCCTCGATTGCCCGGGCCTGCATCGGCCGGCTGGCGGGCTGA
- a CDS encoding metal ABC transporter ATP-binding protein yields the protein MRTSPTLEHPAAPVDLDGRPAPDPGVPPVLDVHDVTVAYHRKPVLWDVDLTIDRPCLAGIVGPNGAGKSTLIKAILGLVPMASGSVRILGEPSKSQRRLIGYVPQRESVDWDFPVTVLDVVLMGSYGRLGWFRRPGRAERAWSLECLERVGMAHLADRQIGQLSGGQQQRTFLARALAQRAEVYFMDEPMAGVDAATESAIFRLLRDLRSDGKTVFVVHHDLRTVPEYFDHVILLNMRLIAQGPTASTFTPENLRKAYGGRLAILEAAGEAVKALERSQ from the coding sequence ATGAGGACCAGCCCGACCCTGGAGCACCCCGCGGCCCCCGTCGACCTCGACGGCCGACCGGCCCCCGACCCCGGCGTCCCCCCCGTGCTCGACGTCCACGACGTGACCGTCGCCTACCACCGCAAGCCGGTGCTCTGGGACGTGGATCTGACGATCGACCGGCCCTGCCTGGCCGGGATCGTGGGGCCCAACGGCGCGGGCAAGAGCACCCTGATCAAGGCGATCCTCGGCCTGGTGCCGATGGCCAGCGGTTCGGTCCGGATCCTCGGCGAGCCCTCGAAATCGCAGCGACGGCTGATCGGCTACGTCCCGCAGCGCGAGAGCGTCGACTGGGACTTCCCCGTTACCGTGCTCGACGTGGTGCTGATGGGCTCCTATGGCCGGCTCGGCTGGTTCCGACGCCCGGGGAGGGCCGAGCGGGCCTGGTCCCTGGAGTGCCTGGAGCGGGTGGGCATGGCCCACCTGGCTGACCGGCAGATCGGCCAGCTCTCCGGCGGGCAGCAGCAGCGGACGTTCCTCGCGCGGGCCCTCGCCCAGCGGGCCGAGGTCTACTTCATGGACGAGCCGATGGCCGGCGTCGACGCCGCCACCGAGTCGGCCATCTTCCGGCTGCTCCGGGACCTGCGCTCCGACGGCAAGACCGTCTTCGTCGTCCACCACGACCTTCGGACCGTGCCCGAGTACTTCGACCACGTCATCCTGCTGAACATGAGGCTCATCGCCCAGGGGCCGACCGCCTCCACCTTCACCCCGGAGAACCTCCGCAAGGCCTACGGCGGACGCCTGGCCATCCTGGAGGCGGCGGGGGAGGCGGTGAAGGCGCTGGAGCGGAGCCAGTGA
- a CDS encoding metal ABC transporter solute-binding protein, Zn/Mn family has product MLVALVATASGCGEGPKSGGSPSTYGGDGPIGVVCTTGMVAEVVERVGGDRVSVSSLMGAGVDPHLYKPSPGDITALSGADAIFYSGLHLEGKMGDVLERLGRSKPAVPVAEGIPPDRLIDLVGGQVDPHAWFDVALWSGVIEVVRDALTDFDPASAADYARNAEAYRAELAGLDAEVRSRIAEIPEGRRLLVTAHDAFGYFGRAYGVEVRGIQGISTESEAGVREINDLVDLLVARRIPAVFVESSVSDRNVRALVEGCEARGHRVRIGGQLYSDAMGEAGTPEGTYPGMVRHNVDTIAEALR; this is encoded by the coding sequence GTGCTGGTCGCGCTGGTCGCGACGGCGTCCGGCTGCGGGGAGGGCCCGAAATCCGGGGGATCGCCCTCGACCTACGGAGGGGATGGGCCCATCGGGGTCGTCTGCACCACCGGCATGGTCGCCGAGGTGGTCGAGCGGGTGGGGGGGGATCGGGTCTCGGTGTCGAGCTTGATGGGGGCGGGGGTGGATCCCCACCTCTACAAGCCCTCTCCCGGAGACATCACCGCGCTCTCCGGGGCCGACGCAATCTTCTATTCCGGCCTGCACCTCGAAGGGAAGATGGGGGACGTGCTCGAACGCCTCGGCCGGAGCAAGCCGGCCGTCCCCGTGGCCGAGGGGATCCCGCCCGATCGGCTGATCGACCTCGTCGGCGGCCAGGTCGACCCCCACGCCTGGTTCGACGTGGCACTCTGGTCCGGGGTGATCGAGGTGGTCCGGGACGCCCTGACCGACTTCGACCCCGCCTCGGCCGCCGATTATGCCAGGAACGCCGAGGCCTATCGTGCCGAGCTGGCCGGGCTGGACGCGGAGGTCCGCTCCCGGATCGCCGAGATCCCCGAGGGTCGCAGGCTGCTGGTCACCGCCCACGACGCCTTCGGCTACTTCGGCCGCGCCTATGGCGTGGAAGTCCGGGGCATCCAGGGGATCAGCACCGAGAGCGAGGCCGGGGTCCGGGAGATCAACGACCTGGTCGACCTGCTCGTGGCACGGCGCATTCCGGCCGTCTTCGTCGAGTCGAGCGTCAGCGACCGGAACGTCCGGGCGCTGGTCGAGGGCTGCGAGGCCCGGGGCCACCGGGTCCGGATCGGCGGCCAGCTGTACTCCGACGCGATGGGGGAGGCCGGCACCCCCGAGGGGACCTACCCGGGCATGGTCCGGCACAACGTGGACACGATCGCCGAGGCGCTGCGATGA